The sequence below is a genomic window from Methanobrevibacter sp. V74.
AATGATATGCCCCCAGCTTTAAAATTTTTAGAACTTCTTGATTCTGTCATCAAAAGGACAATCAATGAAATAATGCCTCATAAAACTTTAAATTTAAAATATGATGTTAAGGCTAATGAGGTATTAGAAAAAGCTTCCGAAATTGAAATCAATCTAGTTTCCGTTGTTGCTGATGATGTTGGTTTTAAAATTGATGGGAACATAATTTCTCTTAAAGGAATCAGGAATGTTGAAAGTGATTTTGAAGATAGTGAATATTCAACCAGCTTTGACAAGTGTATTGAAACTCCAGATATTGTTTTGAAAAAATATTTGGAAATGGAAGATAAAAAATAATTTTTTTATCGTTATTCTTTTTAATTTTACAGCATAAATTTCAAATTGATTATTTTAATTTCAGCTATTTTTAAAATCGAGTTTATTTGGCATGTCATTAGTTTAAGTTAATCTTTTATTATTCAAATCAATTGAATCTAAATAATCTGTAAAAAATAAGTTGTATTGTATATGAAACTTTTAAAGTTATCCGATTTCTTTTTTTATGTATTCAAGTAGCTCTTTAGCATCTTCTTTTTTAATATCTGCAGATTCTCGAATAAAACTGGTAAGCTTATCCTTTTTATCGTTACTTAAACTGGAATTGCTTAATGTTTGAGCATAATTTCTTTGAGGATAATACGTGCCCTTAGCAATTTTGATCAATTCTTCTTTTTCAGTGATATTTATGATATTTTCAGATGCTGCATTTTTAAAAACATAATCCATACTGATTAATGGATCAGATAAAGCTTGAAGTGTTTCACTATCAAGCATCACGGCTACATCATCATCCGAGGTGATGTTTCCTGTTGCATATTGATTATAACAGTAACCGATACCAATCATTCCTAAAGTATCAAGCTCGGATGCTCTTAGCGCACCCATACTTGAAGCGCCATAAACATTTATGCCATCTTTAATAACATTCAATATTTCTCTGTGGCCCACTGCTGAATTTTGATGGAATACTCCATCAATAATTGCGATAATGTCCGGATGTTCCTTAATGGCCTGACCTAAATCTCCTCTTTTGATAGGTCTTTTGTATATTACTTCTACCTCATCAGTTGAATCTAGAATCTCTTTTGCTTCTGCAAAAGTAATTGATAATCCCGTATAAATTATAATTTTGACCATATTATCATACTTTTAAAAACCTATAGCCTGCTCTTGAGGAATCAATCGCATAAATTTCCATTTCAGGAATAATGACACGAACAACACTAACATCAAGTTCACTTCTTGTTAGATTATAATACAGGATATTTTTAATATCATTGGATATTAGTTCTTCTTTAACAATTTCTAAATCTTCTGTAATTGATGTGGTGGATTTGTTTTCAATACTAGAAAGACTGATTTGTTCTTCTTCTTGTCTAAAGTAGTATTTATTAATTCTTTTCATTCGTTCATAACCGGCTTCACGAGCAAAATCAGCTCTAACTGTATCTTCACGTGCACCATTAATTTGTGTAGCTCTACTTTGAGCCACTTCTGTTAGTGCCCTAAGTATTGCAACTTCTGGATCTAGATGTGTTCCAATACCTAAGGTTAAAAGTCCGGCATCTTTTGTAAGGGTGTCATCAGCTGAAGCAGCTATTGTTGGAATATTTATGTCTGCAGTCAAATCCATTAATTTAATTTTAATTCCTTCAGATTCGAATTTATCAATAGTTTCACAGATTATATCACTTTCAATGCTTCCAACATCAATTTGAGCATAGTTTTTATGGGTTAACTCAAAAATACTCCAGGCGTCACGTTCAATCACTTCAAATATTCCATGCAATATTGCCTCTTCTAAAATATTTCCAGAAGCAAGTCCATTGGTGTTTGATTTAAATAAGCTCTCTTTGTAGTTATATGGATGAAAAATTGCATTAGATGGAATATAATAATCCTTATCAGTTATTATATCATGTGTGAGGCTCCATTCTAATTTCATTGATTCTAGGTTTTCTTTTTTAAAATCCTTTGGCAAGTTTAAAGATTCAGGGGGAATAAACTCTCCTTTTTTTAATATTTCATTAATATTTGCGATAATTACTTCATCCGCTTCCTGTTTTTCAGCTGAGTATCTTTCAAATGCTTCCATCATGCCTGAAGCTTTTGCATGAATTTTACTAATTCCTTTACCTCCATAAACACTTATGGCACCATCTTCAGCGGTGGGTCTAATGACTGTAAAAACAGGTAAACCGATGCGATCTAAATCAGTAATATCTGCAATGCGTGTTATTCCGGCAGTTTTTAGTTTATTTTTGTTAATTTCAATTGTTTTTTGAGGAGCAATCACTCTGTGTGTTCCTTTAAAGTATGTAAGTTCATCATTCATTTTATTAATATCCTAAAAGTAATTTGACTATATTTTCAGCGCCTAATGTCATTGACATCAATGTCAGCATTCCAGCTATTGCAAAGGCAATTAACCAAATTCCGACATTCCATTTTAAAACTTTACTTCCATCTAATGTTGCAATCGGAAGTAAATTAAATGCAGCTAAATAACTGTTAATTGAGTAACCAACACAACAAACAAGGTATATTAATGTATTGCTTTCAGAATATGATGCGATTGGATAAATTAGTGCTGCAATAAGAATA
It includes:
- a CDS encoding YcaO-related McrA-glycine thioamidation protein, with the protein product MNDELTYFKGTHRVIAPQKTIEINKNKLKTAGITRIADITDLDRIGLPVFTVIRPTAEDGAISVYGGKGISKIHAKASGMMEAFERYSAEKQEADEVIIANINEILKKGEFIPPESLNLPKDFKKENLESMKLEWSLTHDIITDKDYYIPSNAIFHPYNYKESLFKSNTNGLASGNILEEAILHGIFEVIERDAWSIFELTHKNYAQIDVGSIESDIICETIDKFESEGIKIKLMDLTADINIPTIAASADDTLTKDAGLLTLGIGTHLDPEVAILRALTEVAQSRATQINGAREDTVRADFAREAGYERMKRINKYYFRQEEEQISLSSIENKSTTSITEDLEIVKEELISNDIKNILYYNLTRSELDVSVVRVIIPEMEIYAIDSSRAGYRFLKV
- a CDS encoding TfuA-related McrA-glycine thioamidation protein translates to MVKIIIYTGLSITFAEAKEILDSTDEVEVIYKRPIKRGDLGQAIKEHPDIIAIIDGVFHQNSAVGHREILNVIKDGINVYGASSMGALRASELDTLGMIGIGYCYNQYATGNITSDDDVAVMLDSETLQALSDPLISMDYVFKNAASENIINITEKEELIKIAKGTYYPQRNYAQTLSNSSLSNDKKDKLTSFIRESADIKKEDAKELLEYIKKEIG